The Glycine soja cultivar W05 chromosome 9, ASM419377v2, whole genome shotgun sequence sequence TATAAAACAAGCTGAGACGGTTGGGCTAATACAACCATTATCTCTCTGCAAAGTGCAAAAACCAAACCTCGTCAAAGGTTTTAGTTTGAGTTTGATTCATCGTAGTATCTAAGCATGACTCTCTCCCAATCTTGCCGGAAAACAAGCCTTCGAAAACGGTGCTATCTGGTTGCAAAGCAGCAGAAGACGCGCTTCTACATCTTCGGACGCTGCATAGCCATGCTCCTCTGCTGGCACGACCATACTGTTTCCGATTAGATCCTTCACTCGCGTTTCAGCTATGAAAACATTGAAATTTCGATTTTTCTCCATATGGGGGTACCCACCCTCGGCGTCACGTTATTGCTTTTGCCACACCCGACAACAAAGAGGGATGTAGGAAAGTGGACGATTGCAAtacaatgaagatcagtcaCTGCAAATGCAAATTGGGTTGTCTTGTGTCTCTTGAGGTTGAATTGAAGAATTCTTGGGGCACAAGGTGGAAAAAATTGGGTCTTTGAAACTGGTGGCTTATAGGGTTAGTTGATCAGGGAAAAGATAAGgtcttgaaattaattggacCCGTTTGAGTTGAGTACCCAAAAGTTTGGTTCTTGATTGGCTTCGCTGCCGTGTAATTACTATTGTAATTATCTGACCTTGTTTTGGACAACAGTTTTATTGAGCTGAAACAAGTGTTCTCCAAAAGTGCTGCTATCTTTCcatgacaattatttttttattcataaaagtgGTTACTTAAGATTACCTATTGCGTGTGAATCTGCTTGCTCTCCCTCGCCCATTTTTAAACGGATTGAGGGTCGAGACCACGATTTCGGTTATGTGAAGAACAAATAATGAAGGATTGGTGTACTGTACTTATCTGTTGACAAAGAACTTGTGATAGTAAACTAGAGTTTGCCATAGAAGATCATTCCCTTTATAGATCTGTTATCAATTTCTTAGCTTTTGAAATCGTTTTGTATACTAAAACGTAAGCGCCACCTAAACCTGTTAACTATCTCAATCACTATGTAGGCCGAGAAAGATTGGCACCATGAATATGAAATTTTCAGATTGTTTCCTGAGGTTTAGAATGGTGTCAGAACATACCAAGAATTGGCTCTGCCTTTGGTACCCAGATTAATAATCATCATTATTGATCCCAATACCTATACATCTAGCACATTCTTTTCTTAGGTATCCTCATAATTAAGATATTGCAGTTGAAATTCTAGACGCATCTCCAAAATTCATGTGTGTGATGAGATGTGAAGGtaataatatttgaataaaataattgtaaacAATCGTAAATAGTTGTGAATAATGATAAGATAAATGCAATGCCCTATTTTTTAGGGATGTAGTCATGTAGATAAACTATTCCCATGACCCACATATCCTATTCCTTTGTATCAGTTAATTAAAGTTAGTTTGACGTTAACTCTGAATTGAATCAGCTCCTCACACATCCATAAAGCATGTAGCTGATCCCAAGAACTCTATAACTGATTCATCCTCAGTTTAAGTCACTTCAATTCAAGTTTGGTGGTCTCAGGCTGTGCATATGCACATCAGTGGTAGAGGAAAGATGGGTTGCCTTAAAGGTGATAGATAAAAGGAACCTGATATGCTGAGAACTTTATGGTGACAAAATCCCATCtgcaattatatattttcttcttctttagttaCCAGAACATGAGGAATAACTCCTAAGTGCATACATTCAATTATCTTTTCGTTAAATTTACTTAAATATTTAGTCATTAATCTGACtgtatttaaaatattctaGAATAGGAGGTGTCTCCCTTGGATCTAActtttttgtgtttcttttgtcACATGCTTGGTCACAAGTACGCATTTATGATCTTTCCGTACTTCCTTTACAATTCCTGCAATGTCTCCGCTCATGCCCTATTACGTTTTCTGAAGCTGCgtgcttaaaataaaatatttctagcACTGGCATTAGATGTTAATGTTATGTTACTGATGCCTCAGCACATGCATATCCGATCCCTGTTTCCCGTTTGATAGTTTAGGGAGGCATGGAGggaaaatattagttattttgtTCATATTACAAAACAAAGAACATGGATAACAATTAGCATCTAAAGTGTCACCAGAAATCATTAGGTAGCAAACATTTTTAACTAGTCTGTGTCTGTGTGCGCACAttgaaatatgttaaaaaaaaaaggtttgctCTACGTAAACAGCttgtaaaaatatatcattatctATGTAAGATATGTACTATATATTATACATTGATTGAGGGTTGGGAACTTGAAATGGCTCATGAGTTCATTTTCTTAGGTGGAAATGTCACCACTTAGAGCAGGTATATATTTGAAGAGAACGTTAGACATGAGACATCCATTATCCATGCATTCTTAATTAGCCTAAATGACTCAGCAAATGAACGTCAAACTAGGAAGTTTTGAATGATTGTGGTAATACAAACTTTACTTTTGATTATGGAGAAGGCTATGCAACTAACTGGTCACGTGTGCAAGTATACTCTTCGAGGAAGTCCATACTTCCAAAACATCATTTTATTGAAATTCTCATGTGTTAcaggaagaaaaggaaaggatAAATTTAGTCACCAAGACCGACACaatatttttcatcttctcATACAATGCAAACTATAAATCACTAGTATTAGGTATGGTAAAAGCAGTGTTCAGGCGACAGGATACACTATAACTTGATCAATAACAGGGCCACAAAGAGATCCGTAGTCATGAATTCTTGTATGGTAGAAGGAGCTATAGAATGTGATTCTTGTTCTGTTTTCAATCGCTCTGAACTTGAAACTCACAGTCTTGAATTCGCCCTTTCCCTCAGATTTGAAGGGAACTTTGAGGGTATCTTTTGCTGCAAACGCTTCAATCATCATTGATCCATGACAACCATTTCTGGCGTCTCCAATTGTGAACTTCATGTTGTAAATTTTGTTGGGAACTGTTCTGAGAATTTGGGCAATGACACTTTCCCTGCCTGCAATAAGTTCTACTGCTCCCTGTCCAAATGGTACATTGAAATGTTTTGCATCTATGAACTTCACGGCTTTGAGGGATTCAATCATCCAACCAGGGAGTGGAGACACATGATCTTCTTGTTCGGGAGGAAGTAGAACACCGTTTGTAGAGTTGAAAATAGGGAATGGACCCACCTCAAACCCCGGATTTTTAACCAAATTAGCTGCAAGAGATCATATTGTATGTAGTCTTATTAGTCACCCAAATAAGCAAAACACAACTCCCAAAGCAAGGCATAGTGAAAACATATAATTGATATTCTCGTAAATTGAAAAACTCGATAACATGTGACATAAAGATTAACCAAGACTATTATGGACACTTAATGCTGACTAAATTTTACATTACATGTAATCAGATTTTTCAATATACGAGAAAAGGTTAATAAAACTCTGACTATATGCATCACATAGAGTTTAACCAGAACTATGGTGGTGTTGACCATGCAATAATTTCTGTCATTTTTATCTGGACTGCCTAGTGTAACACATGATTTTACCAAGGACGGATTTGGAAAACACTAGCAAAGCAAGGCAACGAGATCTGACAAATTAGGTTGACATTATTTTGCAAACATATCAAATGAGTAATGTGATGTGTTTAATTACCTCTTGTAGGCTTTGGAGGGCAGAATTCTGCGATAGCAACGGCATCCAAGAGTGGACCACAGGCAGGGTCTTCTTGAATTCCAGGGTTGTGGAGTATCACTTTGGCAACAGAAGAAGTGGGACGGAAACCCCAAGCGATAACATCACCATTGAGGCTATAAAGGGTCTGCAAAGGAACCTCTCCAGATTGTGGAGGCACTGAGATCCTTAAAACCTCATCTTGAGCACAAGTCCTTGAGGCTCCTAGAATTAGAGCGTACCACTTGCCAGGTTTGACCTTAATGGTTTGTGAGATTGAGGCCTCATTTCCAAGCCTCACAGCATGCACTCCATGACTAACTGGGAAGTACATACCCCCAGGTTGTGGCCCCCCTGAGACATACTCAACATGACCACTGATCTCCCATTTTGGAAGAGCATATTTCCCAATCAGTCTCGTTTTCTTGAGGTATTTGGGGTTTGGATTCTCCTCAAAGTTACCATTCTTGAGGTAAACTGTCAAGCACAAGATGTTATATTACATGTGAAAATTGTAACATATGTCAAGTATCAGAATCAAAGCACACTAGCACATTATAATGGAAAATGCTTAATATAATGTGGTCATCAGAATATATGAAAGGGCATCAAAAGAGAGCATCACCTTCTGGCAACCTGTGTGGAACTGCTGCAAAAGCTGAAGCAGCACATAGCATAACCAGAGaaagtgtgaatatgaatgTCTCTGACATTCTCACCAACCACCTAAACAAGACAAGCAAATGTGGATGTGTAACTAAGAAGTGGGGTTGCTAAGGAAGAGAAGGGTCTTAGTGTGCAAGAGCAGAGGATGAAGCTCTACTCCGTTTTATGCTGCAACAGCAGACCACACGTTGCTAACAATGCGCCTCTTTCCATGCTTTTTCCATCTATGCAGTGCAGTGAATTGCAAgtttgttttattaaataaaatgtagacttcaaatatttaatggatgaacatggggttttcttaaattttcatatataagtgtcaaaatatcaagaaacattaatttaacatactttattaaatatttttaaccattgaaataaatattaaataattttatatggcATTAAGAGAAAATAACATTACATTATAGATGAcgtttaaatttattgtttatttttgaaattattaaaaaaatgtaattacttatataaaaaaaattgttaatcaaTGTCCTTAGTTCTTTAACCATTATGCTTAGGAtactaattaacatttttttataaaaaaaaattgagattaattaatgtttactagaATAGAGATAGATTAATTTAATCGTTTGACTTTTCCGACCTAGTTTTTATCCGTATTACCTGC is a genomic window containing:
- the LOC114425033 gene encoding uncharacterized protein LOC114425033, whose protein sequence is MSETFIFTLSLVMLCAASAFAAVPHRLPEVYLKNGNFEENPNPKYLKKTRLIGKYALPKWEISGHVEYVSGGPQPGGMYFPVSHGVHAVRLGNEASISQTIKVKPGKWYALILGASRTCAQDEVLRISVPPQSGEVPLQTLYSLNGDVIAWGFRPTSSVAKVILHNPGIQEDPACGPLLDAVAIAEFCPPKPTRANLVKNPGFEVGPFPIFNSTNGVLLPPEQEDHVSPLPGWMIESLKAVKFIDAKHFNVPFGQGAVELIAGRESVIAQILRTVPNKIYNMKFTIGDARNGCHGSMMIEAFAAKDTLKVPFKSEGKGEFKTVSFKFRAIENRTRITFYSSFYHTRIHDYGSLCGPVIDQVIVYPVA